The following are encoded together in the Pedobacter steynii genome:
- a CDS encoding molybdopterin cofactor-binding domain-containing protein, with product MSTNQVSRRDFLRVSGLAGTALCLGFYFPSSARNAEIINATGAAGSNVELNAWIHIDTDGKVTIFNHRAEMGQGSFQSVPQIIAEELEVDLKDVNIVFAQGNREKYGNQITGGSSTIRGSYKNLLKLSATARVMLIAVAAKKWAVNSSECYAQSGHVFHKPSGKKFHYGELVVEASKLEAPKEVVLKKISEYKLIRKPLLRQDTPLKTNGTAIFGLDKKLPGMQYAVVERNPRLRGVVKSFDASATLKVPGVTKVFKVRMGVFSTFREGVAIVANTTWAAMQGKKVLKVEWDDTGFEHINTADIYKRQQEELQTKEGMYLKKQGDPDDALKQGAEIVDVVYQTPYQSHSCMEPLNCVAHYQGDKIEIWGPIQAPEWVQDFIGTQLGLARDKVIVNMTFLGGGFGRKAFMDYPHEAAIISKEIGAPVQVVWTREDDATQGPYRPGISYRCQAAIQNGEVTALKFRMAGQNIEFWMSGKTDKANGSTSEGFLQPYFESIKNISFAEVKFETPIPIMWWRSVYASTNGFAYESFLDEVAVAAGKDPLDLRRKYLQEERCQHLIDKMEAISGWKQRKKNEGFGVAITECFNSTVGQIVKVSRNADGKVKIDQVWAVMDCGWYVNPDIIKAQVEGSIVMAIGAATIHEITFKDGLVEQRNFYDYKMPRITDIPPIEVHIMENEENAGGVGEPGLPAFAPALTNAIYDLTGKRIRKLPFDLNAV from the coding sequence ATGAGTACTAACCAAGTTTCCAGAAGAGATTTTCTCAGGGTTTCAGGTCTGGCAGGCACCGCATTGTGCTTAGGTTTCTATTTTCCTTCAAGCGCCAGAAACGCAGAAATAATAAATGCAACCGGAGCAGCAGGTTCAAATGTAGAGCTGAATGCCTGGATTCATATAGATACAGATGGCAAGGTTACTATTTTTAACCACCGTGCCGAAATGGGACAAGGCTCCTTTCAATCCGTCCCACAGATTATTGCAGAAGAACTCGAAGTTGACCTGAAAGACGTAAACATCGTTTTTGCACAGGGCAACAGGGAAAAATACGGTAATCAGATCACTGGAGGAAGCTCTACAATAAGGGGCTCCTATAAGAATTTATTGAAATTAAGTGCCACTGCAAGGGTCATGCTCATCGCTGTCGCAGCTAAGAAATGGGCCGTGAACAGTTCTGAATGTTATGCGCAGTCAGGGCATGTCTTCCATAAACCTTCCGGAAAGAAATTTCATTACGGAGAACTGGTTGTGGAGGCTTCAAAACTAGAGGCACCAAAAGAAGTGGTCCTGAAGAAAATATCAGAATATAAACTGATCCGTAAACCCCTCCTCAGACAGGATACGCCTTTAAAAACAAACGGTACCGCCATCTTCGGATTGGATAAGAAATTACCTGGTATGCAGTACGCTGTTGTAGAACGCAATCCACGTTTACGTGGTGTGGTAAAAAGCTTCGACGCCAGTGCAACCCTGAAAGTACCTGGGGTAACAAAAGTTTTTAAAGTTCGTATGGGGGTTTTCAGCACCTTCCGTGAAGGCGTCGCGATTGTCGCCAATACCACCTGGGCAGCGATGCAGGGAAAGAAGGTATTGAAAGTGGAATGGGACGATACCGGCTTTGAGCACATCAATACTGCCGATATTTACAAACGCCAACAGGAAGAGCTGCAAACCAAGGAAGGGATGTACCTGAAGAAACAGGGAGATCCGGATGATGCGCTTAAACAGGGAGCTGAAATCGTGGATGTGGTTTACCAGACGCCTTACCAATCCCATAGTTGTATGGAACCCTTAAATTGCGTGGCCCATTATCAGGGTGATAAAATAGAAATCTGGGGACCAATTCAGGCTCCGGAATGGGTGCAGGATTTCATTGGCACACAACTCGGACTGGCCCGGGACAAAGTGATTGTCAACATGACTTTCCTTGGCGGTGGATTCGGCAGAAAAGCATTTATGGATTATCCCCATGAAGCGGCCATCATCTCCAAAGAAATCGGTGCGCCGGTTCAGGTCGTATGGACAAGAGAAGACGATGCCACTCAGGGCCCTTACCGCCCGGGAATCTCTTACAGGTGTCAGGCAGCAATTCAAAATGGAGAAGTCACTGCACTAAAGTTCCGTATGGCTGGTCAGAATATTGAGTTTTGGATGAGTGGTAAAACAGATAAGGCCAACGGAAGTACCTCTGAAGGATTTCTACAACCCTATTTCGAAAGCATCAAAAACATCAGCTTTGCCGAAGTAAAATTTGAAACTCCAATTCCCATCATGTGGTGGAGATCTGTATATGCTTCTACCAATGGCTTTGCTTATGAAAGCTTTCTGGATGAAGTTGCCGTCGCAGCAGGCAAAGATCCGCTGGATCTCAGAAGGAAATACCTGCAAGAAGAACGTTGTCAGCACCTGATCGACAAAATGGAGGCAATATCAGGCTGGAAACAACGCAAGAAAAATGAGGGCTTTGGCGTTGCAATTACGGAGTGTTTCAACAGTACTGTAGGCCAGATTGTCAAGGTATCCAGAAATGCAGACGGAAAAGTTAAAATCGATCAGGTTTGGGCAGTGATGGATTGCGGGTGGTATGTGAACCCGGATATCATCAAAGCTCAGGTAGAAGGCAGCATTGTTATGGCAATTGGCGCTGCAACCATTCATGAAATCACGTTTAAAGACGGTCTGGTAGAACAAAGAAACTTTTATGATTACAAGATGCCGAGAATTACGGATATCCCGCCAATCGAGGTACACATCATGGAAAATGAAGAAAATGCAGGCGGAGTTGGTGAGCCGGGTTTACCGGCCTTTGCTCCTGCCCTGACCAATGCCATTTACGATTTAACCGGAAAAAGGATCAGGAAACTTCCTTTTGATTTAAACGCGGTATAA
- a CDS encoding nucleotidyltransferase family protein: MNTGIIILAAGNSSRLGKPKQLVSYQGKTLLDIASMAAIESSCRPLVVVLGAYASEILEQHQHAGISYIINESWAEGMSSSISAGLTTLLAQDNTLQQLIIAVSDQPFISPEIFENLIKKQQHSGKSMVASSYAQTIGTPALFHRKYFDELLSLSGNEGAKHLLKQYPEDTETISFELGHIDIDTETDYNNLINYR; the protein is encoded by the coding sequence ATGAATACCGGAATCATCATATTAGCCGCAGGGAATTCCAGCCGCCTGGGAAAACCAAAGCAACTGGTCAGCTATCAGGGAAAGACGCTCCTGGACATTGCCAGCATGGCTGCTATTGAAAGTTCCTGTAGGCCCCTCGTGGTGGTGCTTGGTGCCTATGCTTCGGAGATTTTGGAACAGCATCAACATGCCGGGATCAGCTATATCATTAACGAAAGCTGGGCAGAAGGCATGTCTTCCAGTATTTCTGCTGGATTAACCACCCTGTTGGCTCAGGATAATACTTTGCAGCAGCTGATCATTGCCGTCTCCGACCAACCCTTTATCAGTCCGGAGATTTTCGAAAACCTGATCAAAAAACAACAACATTCAGGTAAGTCAATGGTAGCCAGCAGTTATGCGCAAACCATTGGTACCCCTGCTCTTTTCCATAGAAAATATTTCGATGAACTATTATCACTCAGCGGAAATGAGGGGGCAAAACACCTGTTGAAACAATATCCGGAAGATACAGAAACCATTTCATTTGAATTGGGACACATCGATATCGATACAGAAACCGATTACAACAATTTAATTAATTACAGATGA
- a CDS encoding (2Fe-2S)-binding protein, whose amino-acid sequence MINLNINQKSYEVDADPDMPLLWAIRDLVGLTGTKYGCGVAQCGACVVHLNGEAVRSCVTKVSRAAGQKIVTIEGLSKNNDHPLQLAWNEVSVPQCGYCHSGQLMSAAVLLRENPNPTDEDIDSAMSGNICRCGTYPRIRKAIHLAAEMHKKEGGAK is encoded by the coding sequence ATGATTAACTTAAATATCAATCAAAAATCTTATGAGGTCGATGCAGATCCGGATATGCCGCTTCTATGGGCAATTCGTGACCTTGTTGGTTTAACCGGAACCAAATATGGCTGTGGTGTTGCGCAATGCGGAGCATGTGTAGTCCACCTGAACGGAGAAGCTGTACGCTCCTGTGTAACAAAGGTTAGCCGTGCGGCAGGCCAGAAAATCGTCACCATAGAAGGGCTGTCAAAAAATAATGACCATCCCCTTCAGCTGGCATGGAATGAAGTGAGTGTGCCACAATGTGGGTATTGCCATTCAGGTCAGCTGATGTCTGCTGCGGTCTTGCTGCGGGAAAATCCAAATCCGACGGATGAAGATATTGACAGCGCTATGTCCGGAAACATTTGTCGCTGCGGCACTTATCCCCGCATTCGTAAAGCGATTCACCTGGCTGCAGAGATGCATAAAAAGGAAGGCGGCGCGAAATGA
- a CDS encoding XdhC family protein yields MKEIADILKAHQKAVKDHKKTALATVVKVEGSSYRRPGARMLITEDGQLTGAISGGCLEGDALRKALSAIVQQENKLITYDTTDEDDAKIGVQLGCNGIVHILFEPIIDQVVFNPIAILRALQAKREDAVLVTLFSLNSRIQPGTSMLYRKDGIQANSSAELRPTIIEDIAEVWRNKTAAFTSYTIAGNELDCFLEFVRPPVSLVIAGAGNDAQPLAEVAYLLGWEVTVVDGRPTHASAARFPNANQVLVAKPEQVLGQVNIDEQTAFVLMTHNYNYDLDLLNRLLDTQTPYIGTLGPRKKLTRMLEELNRNTAENKSRIHGPVGLDIGAETAEEIAISIIAEIKSVFSGASAGLLKEKKSPIHVHEIKANP; encoded by the coding sequence ATGAAAGAAATTGCGGACATACTTAAAGCCCATCAAAAAGCGGTAAAAGACCATAAAAAAACAGCGCTGGCCACGGTAGTAAAGGTAGAGGGTTCCTCCTATCGACGACCCGGTGCCAGGATGCTGATTACCGAAGACGGGCAGCTTACCGGCGCCATCAGTGGAGGCTGTCTGGAAGGTGATGCCTTAAGAAAGGCGCTTTCTGCCATTGTGCAGCAGGAAAATAAACTCATTACTTATGATACCACTGATGAAGATGATGCGAAGATCGGGGTTCAGCTCGGCTGCAATGGCATTGTCCACATTCTTTTTGAACCCATAATTGATCAGGTGGTGTTTAACCCCATTGCCATCTTAAGAGCATTACAGGCTAAGCGTGAAGATGCGGTATTGGTTACACTTTTCTCATTGAATTCCAGAATACAACCCGGAACCAGTATGTTGTACAGAAAAGATGGCATCCAAGCCAATAGCTCAGCCGAACTCAGGCCGACAATTATCGAAGACATTGCTGAGGTATGGCGCAATAAAACTGCTGCTTTTACCAGTTATACGATTGCCGGGAATGAACTGGATTGTTTTTTAGAATTTGTCAGACCACCTGTTTCCCTGGTGATTGCCGGTGCAGGAAATGATGCACAACCCTTGGCAGAGGTCGCCTACCTGCTGGGATGGGAAGTCACAGTGGTAGATGGCAGGCCTACCCATGCCTCTGCAGCACGTTTTCCGAATGCCAATCAGGTCCTGGTTGCTAAGCCGGAACAAGTCCTCGGACAGGTAAATATAGATGAGCAAACCGCATTTGTGCTGATGACACATAATTACAATTACGATCTGGATCTGCTGAATCGTCTTTTAGATACCCAAACACCTTATATTGGCACCCTTGGGCCCAGGAAAAAACTAACCAGGATGCTTGAAGAGTTAAACCGGAATACAGCGGAAAACAAATCCAGGATACATGGCCCTGTTGGTCTGGATATCGGTGCAGAAACTGCCGAAGAAATCGCTATATCTATCATTGCTGAGATCAAATCTGTGTTCAGCGGTGCCTCGGCTGGTTTACTAAAAGAGAAGAAAAGTCCGATTCATGTACACGAAATAAAAGCCAATCCATGA
- the moaA gene encoding GTP 3',8-cyclase MoaA, which translates to MIADSFGRVHDYLRISLTDNCNFRCFYCMPEEEYDFSPASRLMQTDEIVQLARIFVEQGVKKIRLTGGEPLVRKDAAEIIAALGKLPVELVITTNGTRITEMLPTFLEAGIKTVNISLDTLQPEKFLLITRRDLFHQVRSNIELLLQHKITVKINMVVMKGLNDDEIKDFIDWTKHNPIQIRFIEFMPFSGNKWTSNKMCSLDEILATIANDFTFLPVKAEPHDTAKSFMIPGHEGSFAVISTMTAPFCSTCNRMRLTADGKLKNCLFSDGETDLLSALRNKEAVLPLIHASIWSKKKELGGQLGAHFEQLDADAIKNRSMITIGG; encoded by the coding sequence ATGATAGCAGATTCTTTTGGACGAGTACACGATTACCTGCGGATATCACTTACTGATAACTGCAATTTCCGTTGTTTCTACTGCATGCCAGAGGAAGAGTACGACTTTAGCCCTGCCTCCAGACTAATGCAGACCGACGAAATTGTTCAGCTTGCCAGGATATTTGTGGAACAGGGGGTTAAAAAGATCAGGCTTACCGGCGGAGAGCCTTTGGTGCGTAAAGATGCTGCAGAAATTATCGCCGCCTTAGGGAAACTTCCTGTAGAGCTGGTCATTACCACCAACGGAACGCGCATTACCGAGATGCTGCCCACATTTTTGGAGGCTGGTATAAAAACAGTAAACATTAGTCTCGATACCCTGCAACCAGAGAAATTTTTACTCATCACCAGAAGGGATTTGTTTCACCAGGTCCGAAGCAATATAGAACTGTTGTTGCAGCATAAAATTACGGTAAAGATCAATATGGTGGTGATGAAAGGACTTAACGACGACGAGATCAAAGACTTTATCGACTGGACGAAACACAATCCCATCCAGATCCGTTTCATCGAGTTTATGCCATTTAGCGGAAACAAATGGACCAGCAACAAAATGTGCTCGCTGGATGAAATTCTGGCCACCATTGCCAATGACTTTACCTTCTTACCTGTCAAGGCAGAACCGCATGATACCGCCAAGAGTTTCATGATTCCCGGGCATGAAGGCTCTTTTGCCGTTATCAGCACCATGACCGCACCATTCTGTAGCACTTGCAACAGAATGCGTTTAACGGCCGATGGGAAGTTGAAAAACTGCCTCTTCAGTGATGGGGAAACAGACCTGCTTTCCGCGCTGAGAAATAAGGAAGCCGTACTTCCATTAATCCATGCTTCTATATGGAGCAAGAAAAAGGAACTCGGCGGACAACTGGGGGCTCATTTTGAACAACTCGATGCGGATGCCATTAAGAATAGAAGTATGATTACCATTGGAGGATAG